The following are encoded in a window of Camelus ferus isolate YT-003-E chromosome 20, BCGSAC_Cfer_1.0, whole genome shotgun sequence genomic DNA:
- the SERPINB9 gene encoding serpin B9 isoform X3: protein MDALSEAIGTFALRLLKILCQDDPSHNVFYSPVSISSALAMVFLGAEGDTAAQVAQLLSLNPEKDIHQGFQSLLAALNKPGTQYVLRTANGLFGEETCEFLSTFQESCLRFYRAELEKLSFASAAEPSRKQINAWVSKKTEGKIPELLPFNSIDEQTRLVLVNAIYFKGRWNEQFNKSYTSEMPFRVNQEEQRPVQMMFQEGTFRLAHIEEVQAQVLELPYAGEELSMVILLPDHHVALSSERCGGERGRHGGRGCFGLDRGGVLHGAWTQVLCRPPLPLLHQAQRDQQHPLLRQVFLPVRGTCLPAWEPFPLCVSRVALHTP from the exons ATGGATGCTCTTTCGGAAGCAATTGGCACCTTTGCTCTCCGCCTTTTAAAGATTCTATGTCAAGATGACCCTTCGCACAACGTGTTTTATTCTCCAGTGAGCATCTCCTCTGCCCTGGCCATGGTCTTCCTAGGGGCAGAAGGAGACACAGCTGCCCAGGTGGCCCAG CTGCTTTCTTTAAACCCAGAGAAAGACATTCATCAGGGTTTCCAGTCACTTCTCGCCGCACTGAACAAGCCAGGCACTCAGTACGTGCTGAGAACGGCCAACGGGCTCTTTGGAGAGGAGACTTGTGAATTTCTCTCT ACCTTTCAGGAGTCCTGTCTTCGGTTCTACCGGGCCGAGCTGGAGAAGCTCTCCTTCGCCAGCGCCGCAGAGCCATCCAGGAAACAGATAAACGCCTGGGTCTCAAAAAAGACTGAAG GTAAAATTCCAGAGTTGTTGCCGTTTAACTCAATTGATGAGCAGACCAGGCTGGTCCTCGTCAACGCCATCTACTTCAAAGGAAGGTGGAATGAGCAATTCAACAAATCATACACAAGCGAGATGCCTTTTAGAGTAAACCAG gaggagcagaggccGGTGCAGATGATGTTCCAGGAAGGGACCTTCAGACTCGCCCACATAGAGGAGGTGCAGGCCCAGGTGCTGGAGCTGCCCTACGCTGGCGAGGAGCTGAGCATGGTCATCCTGCTCCCTGACCACCACGTGGCCCTGAGCTCG GAGCGTTGTGGAGGTGAACGAGGAAGGCACGGAGGCCGCGGCTGCTTCGGCCTTGATCGTGGTGGAGTGTTGCATGGAGCTTGGACCCAGGTTCTGTGCCGAccaccccttcctcttcttcatcaGGCACAACGAGACCAACAGCATCCTCTTCTGCGGCAGGTTTTCCTCCCCGTGAGGGGGACGTGCTTACCTGCGTGGGAgcctttccctctgtgtgtgtcccgTGTCGCACTCCACACACCCTGA
- the SERPINB9 gene encoding serpin B9 isoform X1 produces the protein MDALSEAIGTFALRLLKILCQDDPSHNVFYSPVSISSALAMVFLGAEGDTAAQVAQLLSLNPEKDIHQGFQSLLAALNKPGTQYVLRTANGLFGEETCEFLSTFQESCLRFYRAELEKLSFASAAEPSRKQINAWVSKKTEGKIPELLPFNSIDEQTRLVLVNAIYFKGRWNEQFNKSYTSEMPFRVNQEEQRPVQMMFQEGTFRLAHIEEVQAQVLELPYAGEELSMVILLPDHHVALSSVEENLTFEKLLAWTSPGCMKSTEVEVFLPRFKLEENYDMGSVLRRLGVVDAFQQGKADLSALSAARDLCLSMFAHRSVVEVNEEGTEAAAASALIVVECCMELGPRFCADHPFLFFIRHNETNSILFCGRFSSP, from the exons ATGGATGCTCTTTCGGAAGCAATTGGCACCTTTGCTCTCCGCCTTTTAAAGATTCTATGTCAAGATGACCCTTCGCACAACGTGTTTTATTCTCCAGTGAGCATCTCCTCTGCCCTGGCCATGGTCTTCCTAGGGGCAGAAGGAGACACAGCTGCCCAGGTGGCCCAG CTGCTTTCTTTAAACCCAGAGAAAGACATTCATCAGGGTTTCCAGTCACTTCTCGCCGCACTGAACAAGCCAGGCACTCAGTACGTGCTGAGAACGGCCAACGGGCTCTTTGGAGAGGAGACTTGTGAATTTCTCTCT ACCTTTCAGGAGTCCTGTCTTCGGTTCTACCGGGCCGAGCTGGAGAAGCTCTCCTTCGCCAGCGCCGCAGAGCCATCCAGGAAACAGATAAACGCCTGGGTCTCAAAAAAGACTGAAG GTAAAATTCCAGAGTTGTTGCCGTTTAACTCAATTGATGAGCAGACCAGGCTGGTCCTCGTCAACGCCATCTACTTCAAAGGAAGGTGGAATGAGCAATTCAACAAATCATACACAAGCGAGATGCCTTTTAGAGTAAACCAG gaggagcagaggccGGTGCAGATGATGTTCCAGGAAGGGACCTTCAGACTCGCCCACATAGAGGAGGTGCAGGCCCAGGTGCTGGAGCTGCCCTACGCTGGCGAGGAGCTGAGCATGGTCATCCTGCTCCCTGACCACCACGTGGCCCTGAGCTCG GTGGAAGAAAACCTCACCTTTGAGAAGCTCCTCGCCTGGACCTCGCCAGGCTGCATGAAGAGCACCGAAGTTGAAGTTTTCCTCCCGAGATTTAAACTGGAGGAGAACTACGACATGGGGTCCGTGCTCCGGCGTCTGGGGGTGGTGGACGCCTTCCAGCAGGGCAAGGCCGACCTCTCGGCACTGTCGGCCGCGAGGGACCTGTGTCTGTCCATGTTCGCCCACAGGAGCGTTGTGGAGGTGAACGAGGAAGGCACGGAGGCCGCGGCTGCTTCGGCCTTGATCGTGGTGGAGTGTTGCATGGAGCTTGGACCCAGGTTCTGTGCCGAccaccccttcctcttcttcatcaGGCACAACGAGACCAACAGCATCCTCTTCTGCGGCAGGTTTTCCTCCCCGTGA
- the SERPINB9 gene encoding serpin B9 isoform X2, whose protein sequence is MDALSEAIGTFALRLLKILCQDDPSHNVFYSPVSISSALAMVFLGAEGDTAAQVAQLLSLNPEKDIHQGFQSLLAALNKPGTQYVLRTANGLFGEETCEFLSTFQESCLRFYRAELEKLSFASAAEPSRKQINAWVSKKTEGKIPELLPFNSIDEQTRLVLVNAIYFKGRWNEQFNKSYTSEMPFRVNQEEQRPVQMMFQEGTFRLAHIEEVQAQVLELPYAGEELSMVILLPDHHVALSSVEENLTFEKLLAWTSPGCMKSTEVEVFLPRFKLEENYDMGSVVEVNEEGTEAAAASALIVVECCMELGPRFCADHPFLFFIRHNETNSILFCGRFSSP, encoded by the exons ATGGATGCTCTTTCGGAAGCAATTGGCACCTTTGCTCTCCGCCTTTTAAAGATTCTATGTCAAGATGACCCTTCGCACAACGTGTTTTATTCTCCAGTGAGCATCTCCTCTGCCCTGGCCATGGTCTTCCTAGGGGCAGAAGGAGACACAGCTGCCCAGGTGGCCCAG CTGCTTTCTTTAAACCCAGAGAAAGACATTCATCAGGGTTTCCAGTCACTTCTCGCCGCACTGAACAAGCCAGGCACTCAGTACGTGCTGAGAACGGCCAACGGGCTCTTTGGAGAGGAGACTTGTGAATTTCTCTCT ACCTTTCAGGAGTCCTGTCTTCGGTTCTACCGGGCCGAGCTGGAGAAGCTCTCCTTCGCCAGCGCCGCAGAGCCATCCAGGAAACAGATAAACGCCTGGGTCTCAAAAAAGACTGAAG GTAAAATTCCAGAGTTGTTGCCGTTTAACTCAATTGATGAGCAGACCAGGCTGGTCCTCGTCAACGCCATCTACTTCAAAGGAAGGTGGAATGAGCAATTCAACAAATCATACACAAGCGAGATGCCTTTTAGAGTAAACCAG gaggagcagaggccGGTGCAGATGATGTTCCAGGAAGGGACCTTCAGACTCGCCCACATAGAGGAGGTGCAGGCCCAGGTGCTGGAGCTGCCCTACGCTGGCGAGGAGCTGAGCATGGTCATCCTGCTCCCTGACCACCACGTGGCCCTGAGCTCG GTGGAAGAAAACCTCACCTTTGAGAAGCTCCTCGCCTGGACCTCGCCAGGCTGCATGAAGAGCACCGAAGTTGAAGTTTTCCTCCCGAGATTTAAACTGGAGGAGAACTACGACATGGG GAGCGTTGTGGAGGTGAACGAGGAAGGCACGGAGGCCGCGGCTGCTTCGGCCTTGATCGTGGTGGAGTGTTGCATGGAGCTTGGACCCAGGTTCTGTGCCGAccaccccttcctcttcttcatcaGGCACAACGAGACCAACAGCATCCTCTTCTGCGGCAGGTTTTCCTCCCCGTGA